Within the Balaenoptera acutorostrata chromosome 10, mBalAcu1.1, whole genome shotgun sequence genome, the region ACATTGTAAGGATTTGGTCCCAGCCagaaattttgtttaacttaagaAGGTTTAGGTGAGTTCAGTAGTAAAAAATGCAGGGTGATGGGATACCTTGGTCCCTCTTCTGTATTGACAACACACGGTTCTCCCTGACAGCTATGCCTGTCTGCTGTTGGAAGTATGCACACACTTAGGACGCAGAATGCAAGGAGGAGGTGACTATGTGAATGTCATCATAATCTTTTCCTTTTGAGTTTTGGTCAAGGAGTGAGCTCCAAGAACAGCAATGCAGGGGGTAGATTCTGAGTGACAGTGTTCGTCCTTGATTATGTTCTCTCCTCTCACTCCccagtacacatacacacacacatctcccaTCTCTAATGGGCAAGCTTCTTCTCTTCTTATTAGAATCTCTTCTTGAGGTCTTCCTTGGGTTAGTTCCTAGGTCTGGTGACCTTTCAGAAGCTGCCAGGGGAAGCATACATAATTGGAAAGAGAGAACCAGCTTGTTGGGCTTGCTCTACTCTTACCCACTCCTCCAAATGAAGGAGAGTATCAACTATCTCAGGGTCACCCCAAGACAGGAGACTCCCATGGTACAAGGATGTAGTGGAAATAAACCTCAAATAAGAGGCTACTGTGTGCTCCGTCCAATCCCAGGAACTGTACGCACATTATCTAATTCAATCTTCACTATATTCCTGGGGCGAGGGAGCAGTGGGGAgtgttacagaggaggaaatgagtGTGCTGGCTCCAAAGCTGCTGTCTTGCCTTCCGCTCTTTTGCACTAACAACTCAGCTGTGTTCCCAACCTTCAGGCAGCCTTACAAGTCTCAGATTAGCCTGGGGCTGCCAGGATTTTGAATGGTCTAGGGAATGAGGAAATTTCCTGAGTTGACCTTctatcatttacatttataatacatattatatatatagtattacaTATTATAGATTTCATATCCAAGTCTACATATagcatatatagtatatataaaatatacatactatgtagagatttatatgtaatatatagtagtatgtatttaatattatatatttatactactatatattttacatataaatctctatatagtatatatagtattatgtgctatacttttttttaaattaatttattaattaattaatttatttatttatggctgtgttgggtcttcgtttctgtgcgagggctttctctagctgcggcaagcggggaccgctcttcatcgcggtgcgcgggcctctcactatcgcggcctctcttgttgcggagcacaggctccaggagcgcaggctcagtagttgtggctcacgggcccagttgctccgtggcatgtgggatcttcccagaccagggcccgaacccgtgtcccctgcattggcaggcagattctcaaccactgcgccaccagggaagcccaattacaTGCTATACATTTTATGTACAAATCTATAGTATATAATgtaaatgaatatattatatgctgtttgttatatataattatgaatagatataattaattttataggTAGTAAACATCATATACATgtgattattaaatttaatactcagttttaatttctaaagtagtaaatatctacatatatatgtaacttaCATTAACAAAACTTACCGGGGGGCTACTAATTTTTAGAAATGTGAAGGGGTCCTGAAATCTGAATTTTGAGAACCACTCTTCTAGCCTGTTCTCTGATGTCTTAATTTCCCAATTGGATTGGTAAGTACTTGAAGGCAAATGTTTAAGCAGCACATgaacatttttggtttttatacTTTTGTTCTCTCAGTGGTTTGTGTCTTTCTTATCAGATTTATCACACTGTATGATAATTATACTTGTCTGTGTCAGTCTCAAAACGTATAATTCCTTAAGAGGAGACACTTCGCTTGgcttatctttgcttttgttacctCCTGGTGTCCTTTGCTTAACAAGTGCTCAGTAAGCATATGTGAAAAGCTTATGCATGGCATAGTGATGAGCtaggaaataaaaagcaataacaTGTCCTAACAAATCTACCAAAATTTGTATGCCCCTGTTTCCTCCAAAATAGTCATCGTGTAAAGCCATATATTTATTCTGATTAAGGCTATTGCCTAATATATGTTTTCATCTTATGCTTTATAATTGCCTTCATTAGCGGCCTAAACTGAGAAAGTGTAAAAATGTATATCTTCTTGGTATTGACAAATCCTTTTCTTTTGAAGGTAGGTTTCATTTTTGAAACCACttaaaatcatttgaaaacaAGCTTGAAAAATAAGGTGGCTATTAATGCCCTAGTTTCTTGTGTCACTTATGTGCTTCTAATAGCAGTTCCAAATGTTTTGCAATGTACTGTTCCTTTTGTAATACTCTCTATGTATTAACTGAGCTCCCACTATGTGCTTTACTACTATATTCTGTGTTGGTTTCCGCAGTGTATTTTGAGAGTGTGTCAGGGAATAAGATACAGAAACTTTAGTCTCAACCGAAAGTTTCCTTGGCGAGTCAGGAAAAAACAGGTTTTAATAACTTCCAGTTGGGGCCTATAACGAACAGACAGAACACTCTTCTGGCATGGTAGAAGgaggaagtgaaagaaaaatcagtTGTCAGCCCCTGATCCATACACCTGTCCCAACAACTCCTCTCACTCTCCTTTGAGTGTGTCTTGCTGTTtgagtctccctctctctctctctccagctccatTTAGGCTTGACATTCTGCTCTGCATCTTTAACTTTGTCCACCAGCTTTCCTGACCCGAAGAACATGAAACAAAATTAGCCAACCCATAATATTTAGGATGTGTGTAAATACAAGAAAACACAATTTATTGCATGGCAACGTTTAACTTTGTCCTCAGTTTATTGCTGGCTATCTTGACACCATCAATTTTGAGTGGGCAGACCACACCCTTAATCTGAATTTTCCCTGGAGCTAATTTTAGTAGGTCTTTTGTTGCTCACAGGTTTGTTCAATCTTATTTCAAAGACTGAGACTTCATGGGACATCTACAAGATCTAAGGTGGCTTTATAGCTCATGGTCAAAAAATCTTGTATCTTCCAATTTTTTAGAATGGtttctagagattctgattcagagtTTGTAGGACAAACTGAATAACCAAGTgtcaaagtataattttcaaaacatgACTCTCATACAAGTACTGTGTATAGTGAGCTTGTGCATGGGTCAGAGAATGATTTCAGTATTAATGACGGAGCAAGCAGAATGACAAAGTTAGTTCAAAGCAGGATACAGGAGAATGAAATATGTGTTCAGTCAGGGCAACAAAGAATGCTGGGAGGCTGAAAAATCAGATACAAAATTGTTTAATGTCCTATTAGGCAATGCAATCATAACTTTTAGGGTTATCTTTTCTACCAGAAAGAATTCACTTGCATCTCTACTGAACAAAACCTTTATTAATGTATCAGTCTTCTACAAGTAAACGTATAATTTTGCGTACTCTGAGCCCAATCGAAAAGGAAATATTAAGTCATAGTGGACAGCGTGCTGTTCAGTATGACAGCTATTAGTCACGTGTGGTCATTGAGCACTTGTAATGTGGCTAGTCTGaaattttacaaatgtaaaatacacaccagacttTGAAGACTTAccatatgaaaaaaagaagagaaactgtcttatttttttaaatatcgaTTACATGTTGAAGTGATAGTAGTTTGGATATACAgagttaagtaaaatatattattaaaattagattcacctatttcttcttattttttcattgtgaCTACTAGAAAGCTTAAAATTACGTGTATGACTCACATTCTATTTTACTGTATAGCATGGCCTTAGAGCATTAGATGAACCACAAGTGGACTTGTGGAGAATTCTCTACTACAGcttgaaaagacatgaagaaatatctttgctttgtttttgactTTTCTCAACACAAGTTACAGGGATCTAGAGAAGGGCTACTTGTTTTTCTGCCTTCCGGCCTCTACTATGTAGCCAGGAGGTTGAGAGCAAGAATTTGAGTGGCTGGTGGCTGGTTCTGGACTTCAGATTTGCATATAGAGAGATGTGATTTGATTGATTTAAACTGAGTGGTCATATCAGAAAACTGAATTACAGTAATCAAATTTACATGCTGCTGATTTGTAAAAAGGGACACCAATTTATAGTGAAGGGAGGTTCAGTGACCTGGTAATCAAGACTCCACACAGCTCTTTTCCTGGTGGTTATGCACACTTAGCTGAGTTTCAGATGAAGAGGGGGCTCATTGCACATAGAATCAGAACAAAAtggcatgttctttttttttttttttaccaaaacatATTAGTATGATGAAGGTGCTTTAGTTGTTCATACACTTTCAATGATTTCTTACAATTCCTATGCCCAAAGTCACACTGATGGATGGCAGGTCTAAAGCGATTTTTTGTGGTTGCTAATTCATCCATCACTAATCTTATTAGGCTGTTAATTCCCAGAGGACATGACCAGTAGTAGACATAGTTtccaaatgttgaatgaatgttatTCAGTGAAACCATGGGGTTATCCTTAGTCTAAAAGAAGATACCTCATTTTTCATTCATCACTGAACTTAATTTGTATAACCCCTTTTGACTATCACATCTAAGACTGACATCTTTAGTACATATTTTCATCTAGATGTAGTAGTAGTAAAGGGAGCTTTAGAATAGAATACATATGGCCGGCTTTAGAGGGGATAAGAGGTGAGCTTATCAGCAAAAAGTGGCATAATAATTTATTTGTTCTAGTACTTTTCCTCTATTTCtgttaaaattttgccatttcatgATTTCTGTTTCAAATCTATAGTTCATCTTAAAAGTCAAAAGTGTATCTTGTTGAAGTCAGTTGCTTTATTTCCATCTGTATCTTTGGGTTCCCAGCTAGAGAGTGTCCTGTACCACGACATGTGTTAGATATTGTTACTGGAAGTAACCTAGAATTTTCATGTGCTGAAATTCATCTTTATTGCagcatgcaaaaataaataaataaatgcttgttttctCTGAAAACAGATCATCTACACGTCCCTAGCTGCCAAGTCTATTTGGGGGTTATTTGCAGGCTTAGGGggtctcctttcttccctcattATCCCTATTCTTGAGGGCCAGACCCCCTGTCTTGCACAACCCAAAGGGAAAcctaagagcttttaaaaaacagcCCAATTTCTCGCCTTTGGAGAAGTGAGAAGAGTGCCCCGCCCCCATCTATGAAAAGAGGGATTTGATAGAGTTTCAATGTCTTCAAATCAAAGATTTAAGTCTCTAACCCCCCATCATCCAGAACCCCCCCCCAAGGCTTACGAACCCCCTCCCATCCCGCCCTAACTGCTTTGGACTGGTCCCAGTCCACAGTTCCTGTGGGTCTGTACGCAGAATTCACAGAGGATCTGTGTTACTTCCCTTGCGAAGAAACAGAATTATGGTGAAAATTTAGGTGGAAACCATTTCGTTTTTGGCTCCAAAAGAAGGGAAGCATGTACCCAACCACCCCTGAGAAAAAGAACTTTCAGGGGCAAAGGAGCGAACAGgtaatttagaagaaaaacagaaagtggTCTCCGACTGCCCAGGACTTCCCTAGGAGTTGGGGGAGTTGGGGACGACTGGACGAGTAGTCTTTGCGGTTGCggaaaaaataaatggagagcaCGAAGGCTGAGGCTTCTCGGATCCTTTCCCGACCAAACTCGGGTGATTTGGTGCtgggtattttaatattttcccccttttgtgAAGTGGAACAAACACAACTTGGGCGCACCGCTGCGACTCAGAGCCTGCCAGCCAGGCGGGCGACCGGAGCACCAATCAGCGCGCGCCTGCGCTCTATATATACGGCGGCCCGGGCCGAGCGTAGTTCTATCGGCGTTTTGCCACTTGTACCCGAATCCTAGATCTTCACCATTCAGCATGTCGGAGACTGCTCCTGCTGCTCCCGCTGCCGCGCCTCCTGCGGAGAAGACCCCGGTTAAGAAAAAGGCGTCCAAGAAGCCGGCCGGGACGCGCCGGAAGGCGTCTGGGCCACCGGTGTCCGAGCTCATCACGAAGGCTGTCGCCGCTTCCAAAGAGCGGAGCGGTGTGTCTCTGGCTGCACTCAAGAAGGCGCTGGCGGCTGCGGGCTACGATGTGGAGAAGAATAATAGCCGCATCAAGCTGGGTCTTAGGAGCTTGGTGAGTAAGGGCACTCTGGTGCAGACCAAGGGCACCGGTGCTTCCGGCTCCTTTAAGCTCAACAGGAAGGTGGCCACTGGGGAAGCCAAGCCCAAGGCTAAGAAGGCGGGTGTGACCAAGCCCAAGAAGGCTGCTGGGGCAGCTAAAAAGCCCAAGAAAGCCACGGGTGCGGCCACTCCGAAAAAAACCGCCAAGAAGACCCCGAAAAAGGCCAAGAAGCCAGCTGCAGCTACTGTGACCAAGAAAGTTGCCAAGAGTCCAAGGAAAGCTAAAGCTGCTAAACCCAAGAAGGTTGCCAAGAGCTCAGCTAAGGCAGTGAAGCCCAAGGCCACCAAGCCTAAGGCTGCGAAGCCCAAGAAGACTGCACCCAAAAAGAAGTAGGCTGTTAATCGTCTGCTTCTAAAACCCAAAAAGGCTCTTTTCAGAGCCACCActgatctcaaaaaaaaaaaaagacctgtatactcCTTCCATACTTGCTGTTTCTGTGTATACCTATCACCTTTGGCCTTTTAATCTAGATCAAGGTTGCGCAGGAGTCGTTGCAGAAGGCTGCTCACACTACACTAAGATGGGCAGCGAGGGCTTGGAAGGGTGACTGCGGTGAGGTTGCAGGGTGTAGACCCATCCCTGTGGGTTGTTCCTTGCTCTGCGGTGCTTTTGGTTAGTCTCCTGGTCAGCAATTACAAGCGCTGTCCGGAGGCTTGCGTACTTCGGCTATCCGCCTGCCCCACTCGACTCCTGTGAGCAGCAAatacaaccacaaagaaatccAGCCAGTTTCTTAGTCTTAACGAGATATTCCGATTGGGCTAAGAACTCATTCAAAAGTCCCGCCCTGCTCGCGGGTTGGCTCACTTCTCCAGCCCGTGATTTTCACCCCGTATTTAATTGGATGGTGGCCGGCCTCCATCCTTAGTCTCcaatgtttgttttcctttcgTTGGGTTAGCACTATTCGCTTAATACAGAAATGTATCTGGTATTTCGGACATTTTCCATGTTTCGAAAGTCAAGTTGCTGGCTCTCGGGGACGTTGGTATCATCCGATCCGGGGAGGAGTGTGGGTGCAGGCACTCTGGCCTCGCATTCTTTTGTTAATTCCTGTGGGCTGTGGCAGCAAAGGAACATTTGAAAAACTGCTACAGCGGTGGCAATGACTCTTCCACCCAGGGCAAGGCTGGACCAGGGATCTTTCTGTTCCTCGCATCGTGTAACTTAAAACAAATGTGTGATGGATTTGAGCGCATGAAAAACAACTTTTAGTCGGCCATTTTGTCCTGGCCGGCCAGTCAAGGATCCTCATTTTAGGTGGACTTTAAACTTCTAAAACTCGAAGATGCTTTAAACGCATTTTTGTGCAATCCAAAATTTTCTACGcgaaggagaaaaaatatattggtaaagttttggaaatagtgtGTGTATTGGGGGGGGGAGGTGATGTCTCTAATAAAGGGCTTTAGTTTTCATTAACAGTATTATATGTGGATTCTTTCATATTCATGGCGTTTCTCCTGGATAGAGAAAGTCCAGCGTCCTATTCCTATTCTGGTGGGCAGAGAATTTCTCAAGACAATTTCCCGGGTCAGGGGCTTCTGCAGACCTGCAGCTCAGTTCTTCAACCATTGCCACAAGGACGAATCTGTGAATTGAGTTATTTCCTGCATTAGTGGTAGTGGCAATAGAGTTCATTCCTCGTCTTAGTCACTGTGTAGGAGAAACCAAGAGATCTACTGGATAAAAAGAGTAGAATGGAGCCAAAGTGCGTAGAAAAGCAGAGATGAGAGATGTACAGAGAGTGCTGCAAGATCTGGGTTCCTGACACCTCCTGAGTTCCTGGTTCTTTGAGCCACCTGAACTCCTGCCACCGGGGCCTCTCCACTTAGCTCAGGTTGGGTCAAGTTGCAACAACCAGGAAACCTAATAAAGACACTCCAAATATAATCACAGATAGGGCTTATAGCAATAGCACCATGTACTTctattttccctttctccttcaaaTAATTTCAAGTCCACCCATTTGCTTGATTTCACATCAGCtctaagaggcagggaaggaatcAACCTAAGCAAAGAGAGTtgattctctaatttttcttcaaaCCTCTTGTGAATGCCCTTTGGGGTGTAAATTTATTGGGTTTATATACAGTTGATCCTGTCATTGAATGTTTCCTGCAAACGTATTTGCATAGTTGAAACATGTCCTTTACTTTCAAGTAAAACATATTCCTCAAAAACAAATATAACCATTCTTTAGTAAGGCTGCAGGAAGAGTTCATTCACAGAGAGCTAAGTTATTGTTAAAAATCTCTAATTTTACCTAGTCTTTAGATAGTCTTCAACAATGTTTCCTCAATTTTGTCCGTGTTCTTTTTGTTCCATTCCCTCACAACTGTTCACATAGTTTACTGGCTTGGGTCTAATAAGACATTCAATTCTAAAAATTGGCTAGTTTAACGAAAAGGTCTTTGTCACGATTTTGTTTAGTTTATAaaacctatattttatttttacattattaatattattttcagtattcacttattattataaaataatattgacaACATCAATAATATACTCAAATCATTGGCCAAACATGCTGATTAGCCAAAAATAGCAATGAATACTGCATAAACTAAACTGCTGACTGATAAGGATGAAAATTCATGAAATGTTCTTGTACTTTGGAAGTGTACACAGAAGTTAAAGGCTCCTTGTAATGCATTATTgtaaaaaaagctttttttgtaCATACACAGTGCTCTCATGgctgaaaaattaaatatcccATTACTTCCCCTAGGCAGTGCTCTAGATATCATTTCTTCTAAGCCTGAGGGAGATGTAAAAGGTAACTTTGTGGTTGAAATCCATGCCAGAGAGGAACAGGTCCAGTACAAGATGTGATTACATCATTAGAGAATTTCAGAAGGGAACAGGGATATAGGGCACAGTGGTAACAGCAATACTGTTGACagctagcatttctttttttttttttttttttaacattacttCCAATTTCCAAtgtacttaactttttaaaatttatttatttatttattttatttttggctgtgttgggtcttcgtttctgtgcgagggctttctctagttgtggcaaccgGGAATCACTCTTCAtgaatcgcggtgcgcgggcctctcactatcgcggcctctcttgttgcggagcacaggctccagacgcgcaggctcagtagttgtagctcacgggcctagctgctccgtggcatgtgggatcttcccagaccagggcccgaacctgtgtcccctgcattagcaggcagattctcaaccactgcgccaccagggaagcccagctagCATTTCTTGAGCACTAATTTACAAGGGTGCCAAGCACTATTGCTGAacactcttcatttattttcaaacacATTCTTGTCACAGCACCTTGAGGTAGGTGCCATTATTACTGAGGCTTGGTCAGATTAAGGACATAATGAGTTAATATCTGATCAGTGAGCCAGTATAATTATCCTCCATGTATGAGTGCTGTTCCTCACAAATATAATGAGCCACATAAGTAATCAaacattttctagtagccacattttagaaaagtaaaacaagtaaaatctattttaataatattttaacccactaaaataaaaatatttcaacaagtCATCTAAGGTAAATATATTAAGgagattttaaattctatttttcataCTAACTCTTTGAAATTTGGTATGTATTTTTACACTTAAGctcatctcaatttggactagccgtgtttcaagtgctcaatagccacatatggctagtggctaccgtcTTGAACAATATAGATCTATAGTAAATGCTGAAAGGAACACACAAGAGGATACTTGCTCTGGAGTAGAATCTAGATGTTTCCAAGGAAATAATTATGCTGACCTGATCCTATAATTATGCTGACTCTATCTCAGAGTCCTGAGTCATCTGAGACTAGTGTTTCTCAACAGGGCACTCTGCTGAGGTGTGGTATAACAGAGTGGTAGGAGGGCAAGGAAGGCCATATGTCATTTGGAAAAGCATAGCAAGTGCTGAGAAGCAGATTTACCCTGAAGATAATGAAACTCAAGTGTCAGACCCTGTACTTCCAAGGTCCTGGGAGGGGCCCCTGGGAGTATAGTATGTTCACTtgccctcatttaaaaaatacttttttttttaaattgcagtgttGACAGATTTTAATCACAGCTGGTAAAAACCATTTATTTCCATTCAATCTTCTCTTCTGTTACAATTCACCTTTTGTCTGATTATGTTGGGATGTTGATGAGAATATTTGGGACTTGAGAAAATTTACCTGCATCTATATTGTTTGGGGTTAAtgacatatataaagtgatgtGCAGATGTGCTCATATATATTGATAGTTCTGTTGTTGCTAGCCAGTCTGATCTAAGAATGGCTTCAAGGAATACTCCTACTGCCCACTGATAAACTCACCTGGATTAATGGCAAGGAAATATGGGACTAGATGTCATATAGCCATGTACCTAGCACTGGGAGTGAGTGCATAGGGGAGAATTGAGATTTGAAATGTATAGAGCCAGAAGCTAGTCTGTGAAGAATTCTCCCAAATTTTACAATTCACATATGAAAGAAGCTTGACAGAGGATTTTCCAAATttgaaaacaatcctaaaaacTTGACACCACCTACAGTGCTTTGAAGCTGAAATTCTTCTAAGTTATCAAGGgaataaaacaaattgtgatcAACCACCGTAGAGGGAATACTGAATTCTCTTCCCACTGTCTACACTCTATAGAAAATATTACTAAACAATTTTCCTTTAAAGAGGGAATCAGAGTATGCTGtcaaaaatataggaaaataaagCATTACAGTGTGTATTCAACTTAATAAAATGTGCTATTTTTCTGAATCTTGTGATAGCTATGGTTTTGTCTTTTTGTAGAATTgtaatttgttaatttattttctcattataaatatTCAGTATCTACTTTGtaattttgtttgtagttttaagTCACCGCGTTGTGTAAGCCTTAAACCTCAGAAAACCATCTGCTCCATCAGTTACATTGTACATCAATAtgtggaaatgtttttaaaaaattaacatttaaataaatgttctttgtaTTAAAAGGGGGCATGGGTAAAAAAAGCTCTACAGTTGGTACCCTTCAATATCTCAAACCCCCTTGATTTTAAGATGCATAGGCAAATCTTAAGGTTACATAAATTTAGTGGATCTCTGCTGGTGAGTACTGAGGTCAGTTCCTATTGCCTGAGCTACAATTCCATTTTAGGTAGACCAATTGACCTTAAGACAGTATTTTAATTATCAGAGATAATTCCCTGAATAACTCTAACCCGAATAAAGGCTTACTTTGGTTTTTACGAATACTAAATTCCCTTACTTGAATTTTTACTATACGCTTTCCACCATTAGTGATTTCTAACGCCTCAGCAATCATGTCACAACCGCCTTTAAGTAAAGTTGTGGGTGGCTCTTAAAAGAGCCTTTTTTCAATTAGGAAGATAACTTTATGCCCTCTCCCCGCGGATGCGGCGCGCAAGCTGGATGTCCTTAGGCATGATGGTGACGCGCTTGGCGTGGATAGCACACAGGTTGGTGTCCTCGAAGAGCCCCACCAGGTAGGCCTCGCACGCCTCCTGCAGCGCCATCACGGCCGAGCTCTGGAAGCGCAGGTCGGTCTTGAAGTCCTGCGCGATCTCGCGCACCAGCCGCTGGAACGGCAGCTTGCGGATCAGCAGCTCCGTGGACTTCTGGTAGCGGCGGATCTCGCGCAGAGCCACCGTGCCGGGCCGGTAGCGGTGCGGCTTCTTCACGCCGCCCGTGGCCGGTGCGCTCTTCCGGGCCGCCTTGGTGGCCAGCTGTTTGCGCGGGGCCTTGCCGCCGGTGGACTTGCGAGCGGTCTGTTTAGTGCGAGCCATAACAAATGATTGACCACACACCCACAGTCTGATGCAGGCTTAGGCAGTTGTCTTTAAATATAGTTAGAAGCATTCTGATTGGTCTTGTAGTTTTTCAAAAGTACCGCGCGATAAAACCATTGGCTGAAAGGTGACCGGGAAGGAGAATTAATTACTAGAGAATCTGATTGGATGAATTACTTTACCACCCATTGCCGGTGCCTTTTTTTGCCTCTGGGATCTGAAGGAATTTTCATATGTTCTATTTCATCCTGCCGACAACTACAGCGTGCATAACGAGACATTTAAGGACCATGTTAACTTCCGACTCAGTTAATGAGTTCCCCTGATATTCTCAATTCTTGACACGCTCGCGGGTTGTCAATAGTGCTGGTCCACACACTAAATTGAGTACAATTGTTTTTTCTCCCCCAGACAGCTGGGTTAGGTTTAAATAAATCTCGAACCGCTAGGACTGCCACTTTCTCTGGTCATCACAGCTCCCCTAACCCCgagtttttcttttgtgaaacTACATGGCAGTGTCACTGGGTGGATGATTCAAAAAATCACATGTAAAGACCGATTTGATGACAGCTACACACTGGACCGCAACCAAACATTCGtcataaaaaaatagattttgctTAAATTTACAACCTTGAGAGCCCGAACAGGGTTA harbors:
- the LOC103016424 gene encoding histone H3-like gives rise to the protein MARTKQTARKSTGGKAPRKQLATKAARKSAPATGGVKKPHRYRPGTVALREIRRYQKSTELLIRKLPFQRLVREIAQDFKTDLRFQSSADTNLCAIHAKRVTIMPKDIQLARRIRGERA
- the H1-2 gene encoding histone H1.2, yielding MSETAPAAPAAAPPAEKTPVKKKASKKPAGTRRKASGPPVSELITKAVAASKERSGVSLAALKKALAAAGYDVEKNNSRIKLGLRSLVSKGTLVQTKGTGASGSFKLNRKVATGEAKPKAKKAGVTKPKKAAGAAKKPKKATGAATPKKTAKKTPKKAKKPAAATVTKKVAKSPRKAKAAKPKKVAKSSAKAVKPKATKPKAAKPKKTAPKKK